The proteins below are encoded in one region of Coffea arabica cultivar ET-39 chromosome 4c, Coffea Arabica ET-39 HiFi, whole genome shotgun sequence:
- the LOC140005110 gene encoding protein JINGUBANG-like: MKHAAPITSLAINVSDDILYSASLDRTVKVWRISDLKCIETIQAHREPINAIVVADDGVLYTASDDATVRVWRRNFCSGDRPHSLTVTLPAKYSPVKTLTLTADGGFLYGGCTDGYVHYWLKGWFSGQLQYGGALQGHTHAVLCLATAASYVVSGSADSSCRVWVRDPEGQHKCLAVLSGHRGPIRCVAAFVAAGGTGNEEVDDGCTICTGSLDGVLKVWRVKCASSTGRGTLQNNCEYFELA; this comes from the coding sequence ATGAAACATGCGGCACCAATAACATCACTAGCAATTAACGTATCAGATGACATCCTCTACTCAGCTTCTCTTGATAGAACAGTAAAAGTATGGAGAATATCTGATCTAAAATGCATCGAGACAATTCAAGCCCATCGAGAGCCCATCAATGCCATAGTTGTAGCTGACGACGGAGTCCTCTACACCGCATCCGACGATGCCACGGTCAGGGTGTGGAGGCGCAACTTTTGCAGCGGGGACCGCCCACATTCCCTGACAGTCACCCTGCCCGCAAAGTATTCCCCGGTAAAAACCCTGACCttgacggcggatggagggttCCTCTACGGCGGGTGCACCGATGGCTACGTACACTATTGGCTAAAAGGTTGGTTTTCGGGGCAGTTGCAGTATGGGGGCGCCCTCCAAGGCCATACTCACGCGGTACTGTGCTTGGCCACCGCGGCCAGTTATGTGGTTAGCGGGTCGGCTGACTCCAGCTGCCGGGTGTGGGTTAGGGATCCAGAGGGTCAGCATAAATGCTTGGCAGTCCTTTCGGGTCATAGAGGACCGATCAGGTGCGTTGCAGCATTTGTTGCCGCTGGTGGGACTGGCAATGAGGAGGTTGATGATGGTTGTACCATCTGCACTGGAAGTTTGGATGGAGTCCTTAAAGTTTGGCGGGTCAAGTGTGCAAGTAGCACCGGACGAGGTACCCTACAGAACAACTGCGAGTACTTTGAGCTTgca
- the LOC140005024 gene encoding uncharacterized protein, translating into MASLDSPRPDNIPSLAIRTQAATNKFSRSISHKEASFAETPPRLSSTSLSPRLYLSQPSSPRLSFKQDHDLHTIYRCISSVLKKDGQILSIAAASNGLVYTGSQGSIIRIWRLPDFAECGQLKSKANMVVSLQVSNDKVYAAYADCKIRVWHRTWEGAVKHVRVATIPKPGGYVRSYITGKDKMRCTNAGNMMDR; encoded by the exons ATGGCATCACTAGACTCTCCCCGTCCCGATAATATTCCATCTCTAGCCATAAGAACTCAAGCCGCCACCAACAAATTCTCCAGGAGTATTTCCCATAAAGAAGCCTCCTTCGCTGAAACCCCACCTCGTTTAAGTTCAACTTCCCTCTCTCCCCGCCTTTATCTCTCTCAACCTTCCTCTCCTCGCCTCTCCTTCAAGCAGGACCATGATCTCCACACCATCTACAGATGCATTTCTTCGGTGCTGAAAAAGGACGGCCAGATTTTGTCCATCGCAGCAGCGTCCAATGGTCTGGTGTATACCGGTTCCCAGGGTAGTATCATTCGAATATGGAGGCTGCCCGACTTCGCCGAATGCGGCCAGCTCAAGTCCAAGGCCAACATGGTTGTTTCCTTGCAAGTATCGAATGATAAGGTTTATGCTGCGTATGCCGATTGTAAAATCCGGGTCTGGCACCGAACCTGGGAAGGAGCTGTAAAACATGTACGAGTAGCAACTATTCCTAAGCCCGGAGGCTATGTCCGCAGCTACATCACCGGCAAAGATAAGATG agATGTACCAACGCAGGCAACATGATGGACCGGTAA